In Lotus japonicus ecotype B-129 chromosome 5, LjGifu_v1.2, one genomic interval encodes:
- the LOC130720746 gene encoding uncharacterized protein LOC130720746 — protein MNSAVKSTLFNSNPNNRFILTFRLFHSTPPLERKRRNSWESRCNNYSKRFRRTRAKQTLLRNVNSYAEFMFQRWKEDILEDDPSSSRDNFRKQDSPKDFGRNRNGNQGSRHRYTRNPSFVEDDFDVESIFRSAFGGDRIFYWSFINDENPQWRSRDGFSNFRKSWKWRHQNENEYDSSTESESESDQSYSGLVSDRLALGLSASGPLKLEDVKTAYRVCALKWHPDRHQGSSKVMAEEKFKHCSAAYQSLCDKLALD, from the exons ATGAATAGCGCCGTCAAATCCACCTTGTTCAACTCAAACCCTAACAACCGTTTTATCCTAACCTTCAGACTCTTCCATTCCACCCCGCCGCTCGAGCGAAAAAGGCGCAATTCTTGGGAATCC AGATGCAACAATTACTCGAAAAGATTCAGAAGGACGCGAGCAAAACAAACGTTACTCCGTAATGTCAATTCTTATGCAGAATTCATGTTTCAG AGATGGAAAGAAGATATTCTTGAGGATGATCCATCTTCAAGTCGAGACAACTTCAGAAAGCAAGATTCTCCTAAGGACTTTGGAAGGAACAGGAATGGCAATCAAGGATCAAGGCATCGTTACACTA GAAACCCTTCGTTTGTTGAAGATGATTTTGATGTTGAAAGCATTTTCCGCTCAGCCTTTGGTGGGGATCGAATTTTCTACTGGTCCTTTATAAATGACGAAAATCCTCAATGGAGGTCAAGAGACGGCTTTTCTAATTTTAGGAAATCTTGGAAATGGAGAcatcaaaatgaaaatgaatatGACTCTTCAACTGAGTCAGAGTCTGAGTCTGATCAGTCGTATTCAGGTTTAGTTTCAGATAGATTAGCTCTTGGATTGAGTGCTTCTGGTCCTTTGAAACTCGAAGATGTGAAAACTGC GTACCGAGTATGCGCCTTAAAGTGGCACCCGGATCGTCATCAAGGCTCTTCCAAA GTTATGGCGGAGGAAAAGTTCAAGCATTGCAGTGCAGCTTATCAATCTCTGTGCGATAAGCTGGCCTTGGATTAG